One part of the Paracoccus sp. MBLB3053 genome encodes these proteins:
- the scpA gene encoding methylmalonyl-CoA mutase, producing MSETVKPGLDDWRKLASKELKGAEPDSLNWHTLEGIEVKPLYTQQDVQNLPHLGSLPGIEPFTRGPRATMYAGRPWTIRQYAGFSTAEESNAFYRKALAAGQQGVSVAFDLATHRGYDSDHPRVEGDVGKAGVAIDSVEDMKILFDGIPLDKISVSMTMNGAVIPILANFIVTGEEQGHSRAVLSGTIQNDILKEFMVRNTYIYPPEPSMRIIADIIEYTSNEMPKFNSISISGYHMQEAGANLVQELAYTLADGREYVRAALRAGMDVDQFAGRLSFFFAIGMNFFMEAAKLRAARLLWTRIMKEFAPKKPGSLMLRTHCQTSGVSLQEQDPYNNVIRTAYEAMAAALGGTQSLHTNALDEAIALPTEFSARIARNTQLILQEETGITHVVDPLAGSYYVESLTAELAEKAWALIEEVEEMGGMTKAVASGMPKLRIEETAARRQALIDRGEDVIVGVNKYRLSQEAPIDILDIDNVKVREAQISRLNSIRATRDEDKCKAALAELSRRAQEGGNLLEAAVEAARARASVGEISMAMEKEFGRHRAEVKTLAGVYGAAYEGDDDFAQIQRDVEKFAEDEGRRPRMLVVKMGQDGHDRGAKVIATAFADIGFDVDVGPLFQTPEEAAQDAVDNDVHVVGISSQAAGHKTLAPKLIAALKDQGAEEIIVICGGVIPQQDYEFLKKAGVKAIFGPGTNIPSAARDILDLIRASRAA from the coding sequence ATGAGTGAAACCGTCAAGCCCGGCCTCGATGACTGGAGAAAACTCGCCTCAAAGGAGCTCAAAGGCGCCGAACCAGACAGCCTGAACTGGCATACGCTGGAGGGAATCGAGGTTAAGCCGCTTTATACCCAGCAGGACGTCCAGAACCTGCCGCATCTGGGCAGCCTGCCAGGAATCGAGCCCTTCACGCGAGGCCCCCGTGCGACGATGTATGCCGGCAGACCATGGACGATTCGCCAATATGCGGGCTTTTCCACGGCCGAGGAATCGAACGCCTTCTATCGCAAGGCGCTGGCTGCCGGGCAGCAGGGCGTCTCGGTCGCCTTCGATCTTGCGACCCATCGCGGCTATGACAGCGACCATCCCCGCGTCGAAGGCGACGTGGGCAAGGCCGGCGTTGCCATCGATTCAGTCGAGGACATGAAGATCTTGTTCGATGGCATCCCGCTGGACAAGATATCAGTGTCGATGACCATGAACGGGGCGGTGATCCCGATCCTTGCGAATTTCATCGTCACCGGCGAGGAACAGGGCCATTCCCGCGCCGTGCTGTCCGGCACGATCCAGAACGACATCCTGAAAGAATTCATGGTCCGGAACACCTATATCTATCCGCCCGAACCCTCGATGCGGATCATCGCCGACATCATCGAATACACCTCGAACGAGATGCCCAAGTTCAACTCGATCTCGATCTCGGGCTATCACATGCAGGAGGCCGGGGCGAACCTCGTGCAGGAGCTGGCCTATACCCTGGCTGACGGGCGCGAATACGTCCGCGCCGCGCTCAGGGCCGGGATGGATGTGGACCAATTCGCCGGGCGGCTTTCGTTCTTCTTCGCCATCGGCATGAACTTCTTCATGGAGGCGGCGAAGCTGCGCGCTGCGCGCCTGCTCTGGACGCGGATCATGAAGGAATTCGCCCCCAAGAAGCCGGGCAGCCTGATGCTGCGCACGCATTGCCAGACCTCGGGCGTCTCCTTGCAGGAACAGGACCCATACAACAACGTCATCCGCACCGCCTATGAAGCCATGGCCGCAGCGCTTGGCGGCACGCAATCGTTGCATACCAACGCCTTGGACGAGGCGATTGCCCTGCCGACCGAGTTCAGCGCCCGCATTGCGCGCAATACCCAGCTGATCCTGCAAGAGGAAACCGGCATCACCCATGTCGTCGACCCGCTCGCGGGCAGCTATTACGTCGAAAGCCTGACCGCCGAGCTGGCGGAAAAGGCCTGGGCGCTGATCGAAGAGGTCGAGGAGATGGGCGGCATGACGAAGGCCGTCGCATCAGGTATGCCCAAGCTACGGATCGAGGAAACCGCGGCTCGACGTCAGGCTCTGATCGACCGGGGCGAAGACGTGATCGTCGGCGTGAACAAGTACCGGCTGTCGCAGGAAGCGCCGATCGACATTCTCGACATCGATAACGTCAAGGTGCGCGAGGCACAGATCAGCCGTCTGAACAGCATCCGAGCCACCCGCGACGAAGACAAGTGCAAGGCGGCGCTGGCCGAGCTTTCGCGTCGGGCACAGGAAGGTGGAAACCTGCTCGAGGCGGCGGTCGAGGCCGCTCGCGCCCGGGCCTCTGTCGGAGAGATCAGCATGGCGATGGAGAAGGAATTCGGCCGCCATCGGGCCGAGGTGAAGACTCTGGCCGGGGTCTATGGCGCGGCCTATGAAGGCGATGATGACTTCGCGCAGATCCAGCGCGACGTCGAGAAATTCGCCGAGGACGAAGGCCGCCGACCGCGCATGTTGGTCGTCAAGATGGGCCAGGACGGCCATGATCGAGGCGCCAAGGTGATCGCCACGGCCTTTGCCGATATCGGCTTCGACGTCGATGTAGGACCGTTGTTCCAGACCCCGGAAGAGGCCGCGCAGGACGCCGTCGACAATGACGTGCATGTCGTCGGGATCTCGTCCCAGGCAGCCGGTCACAAGACGCTCGCCCCAAAGCTGATCGCGGCGTTGAAGGATCAGGGCGCCGAGGAGATCATCGTGATCTGCGGCGGCGTGATCCCGCAGCAGGATTACGAATTCCTGAAGAAGGCGGGGGTCAAGGCGATCTTCGGGCCGGGCACGAATATCCCGTCGGCCGCACGCGATATCCTTGATCTGATCCGCGCCTCGCGCGCGGCCTGA
- a CDS encoding GNAT family N-acetyltransferase translates to MTIRPATPEDLPKILAFWNPLIRDTTITFSSEEKTLEGLGQMIATRRAAGREFFVAELEDEILGLATYDQFRGGNGYVHAMEHTIILATGARGKGLGRALMAAIEDHARAGGGHTMVAGVSGENDAGIAFHLALGYEPVGRLPQSGRKFGRWLDLVLLQKIL, encoded by the coding sequence ATGACGATAAGACCCGCGACACCCGAGGATCTGCCCAAGATCCTCGCATTCTGGAATCCGTTGATCCGCGACACGACGATCACGTTTTCCTCCGAGGAAAAGACGCTGGAAGGGCTAGGCCAGATGATCGCCACGCGCCGGGCCGCAGGGCGGGAGTTCTTCGTGGCAGAACTCGAAGACGAAATCCTGGGGCTTGCGACCTATGACCAGTTCCGCGGCGGAAATGGGTATGTGCATGCCATGGAGCACACGATCATCCTTGCGACCGGCGCACGCGGCAAGGGGCTGGGACGGGCATTGATGGCGGCGATCGAAGATCACGCACGCGCAGGCGGAGGCCATACGATGGTTGCCGGCGTATCGGGCGAGAATGACGCCGGCATCGCCTTCCACCTGGCGCTTGGCTATGAACCGGTCGGCAGATTGCCCCAATCCGGTCGCAAGTTCGGGCGCTGGCTCGATCTTGTCTTGTTGCAGAAGATCCTGTGA